In Phacochoerus africanus isolate WHEZ1 chromosome 16, ROS_Pafr_v1, whole genome shotgun sequence, one genomic interval encodes:
- the KCNH2 gene encoding potassium voltage-gated channel subfamily H member 2 isoform X4: MAAPAGKASRTGALQPRARKGRVRRAVRISSLVAQEVLSLGADVLPEYKLQAPRIHRWTILHYSPFKAVWDWLILLLVIYTAVFTPYSAAFLLKETEEGSQAPDCGYACQPLAVVDLIVDIMFIVDILINFRTTYVNANEEVVSHPGRIAVHYFKGWFLIDMVAAIPFDLLIFGSGSEELIGLLKTARLLRLVRVARKLDRYSEYGAAVLFLLMCTFALIAHWLACIWYAIGNMEQPNMDSHIGWLHNLGDQIGKPYNSSGLGGPSIKDKYVTALYFTFSSLTSVGFGNVSPNTNSEKIFSICVMLIGSLMYASIFGNVSAIIQRLYSGTARYHTQMLRVREFIRFHQIPNPLRQRLEEYFQHAWSYTNGIDMNAVLKGFPECLQADICLHLNRSLLQHCKPFRGATKGCLRALAMKFKTTHAPPGDTLVHAGDLLTALYFISRGSIEILRGDVVVAILGKNDIFGEPLNLYARPGKSNGDVRALTYCDLHKIHRDDLLEVLDMYPEFSDHFWSSLEITFNLRDTNMIPGSPGSTELEGGFNRQRKRKLSFRRRTDKDPEQPGEVSALGPSRAGAGPSGRGQQGGPWGESLSSGPSSPESSEDEGPGRSSSPLRLVPFSSPRPPGELPGGDPLTEDVEKSSDTCNPLSGAFSGVSNIFSFWGDSRGRQYQELPRCPAPAPASSLLNIPLSSPGRRPRGDVESRLDALQRQLNRLETRLSADMATVLQLLQRQMTLVPPAYSAVSTPGPGPASTSPLLPVSPTPTLTLDSLSQVSQFMACEELPQDGPARRLSLPGQLGALTSQPLHRHGSDPGS; encoded by the exons GTCCTGTCCCTGGGGGCCGACGTGCTGCCGGAGTACAAGCTGCAGGCGCCGCGCATCCACCGCTGGACCATCCTGCACTACAGCCCCTTCAAGGCCGTGTGGGACTGGCTCATCCTGCTGCTGGTCATCTACACGGCCGTCTTCACGCCCTACTCGGCCGCCTTCCTGCTGAAGGAGACGGAGGAGGGCTCCCAGGCGCCCGACTGCGGCTACGCCTGCCAGCCGCTGGCCGTGGTGGACCTCATCGTGGACATCATGTTCATCGTGGACATCCTCATCAACTTCCGCACCACCTACGTCAATGCCAACGAAGAGGTGGTCAGCCACCCCGGCCGCATCGCCGTCCACTACTTCAAGGGCTGGTTCCTCATCGACATGGTGGCCGCCATCCCCTTCGACCTGCTCATCTTCGGCTCTGGCTCTGAGGAG ctGATCGGGCTGCTGAAGACGGCTCGGCTGCTCCGGCTGGTGCGCGTGGCGAGGAAGCTGGACCGCTACTCGGAGTACGGGGCGGCCGTGCTCTTCCTGCTCATGTGCACCTTCGCGCTCATCGCGCACTGGCTGGCCTGCATCTGGTACGCCATCGGCAACATGGAGCAGCCGAACATGGACTCCCACATCGGCTGGCTGCACAACCTCGGCGACCAGATCGGCAAGCCCTACAACAGCAGCGGCCTGGGCGGCCCCTCCATCAAGGACAAGTACGTCACCGCCCTGTACTTCACCTTCAGCAGCCTCACCAGCGTGGGCTTTGGCAATGTCTCGCCCAACACCAACTCCGAGAAGATCTTCTCCATCTGTGTCATGCTCATCGGCT ccctcatGTACGCCAGCATCTTCGGCAACGTGTCGGCCATCATCCAGCGGCTGTACTCGGGCACTGCCCGCTACCACACGCAGATGCTCCGGGTGCGAGAGTTCATCCGCTtccaccagatccccaacccgctgcgCCAGCGCCTCGAGGAGTATTTCCAGCACGCCTGGTCCTACACCAACGGCATCGACATGAATGCG gtgcTGAAGGGCTTCCCGGAGTGCCTGCAGGCGGACATCTGCCTGCACCTGAACCGCTCGCTGCTGCAGCACTGTAAGCCCTTCCGCGGGGCCACCAAGGGCTGCCTGCGGGCCCTGGCCATGAAGTTCAAGACGACGCACGCGCCACCGGGGGACACGCTGGTGCACGCCGGGGACCTGCTCACCGCCCTCTACTTCATCTCCCGGGGCTCCATCGAGATCCTGCGGGGCGACGTCGTCGTGGCCATCCTGG GGAAGAACGACATCTTTGGAGAGCCTCTGAACCTGTACGCACGGCCCGGGAAGTCCAACGGGGATGTGCGGGCCCTCACCTACTGCGACCTGCACAAGATCCATCGGGACGACCTACTGGAGGTGCTGGACATGTACCCAGAGTTCTCCGACCACTTCTGGTCCAGCCTGGAGATCACCTTCAACCTGCGAGAT ACCAACATGATCCCCGGCTCTCCCGGCAGCACGGAGCTGGAGGGCGGCTTCAACAGGCAACGCAAGCGCAAGCTGTCCTTCCGCAGGCGCACGGACAAGG ACCCGGAACAGCCAGGGGAGGTGTCAGCCTTGGGGCCGAGCCGGGCGGGGGCAGGGCCGAGTGGCCGGGGCCAGCAGGGGGGACCGTGGGGGGAGAGCCTGTCCAGCGGCCCCTCCAGCCCCGAGAGCAGTGAGGATGAGGGCCCAGGCCGCAGCTCCAGCCCCCTCCGCCTGGTGCCCttctccagccccaggccccccgGAGAGCTGCCGGGTGGGGACCCCCTGACCGAGGACGTGGAGAAGAGCAGCGACACTTGTAACCCACTGTCAG GCGCCTTCTCAGGAGTGTCCAACATCTTCAGCTTTTGGGGGGACAGCCGGGGCCGCCAGTACCAGGAGCTGCCTCgctgccctgcccctgcccctgcctccagcctcctcaACATCCCTCTCTCCAGCCCCGGCCGGCGGCCCCGGGGCGACGTGGAGAGCAGGCTGGATGCCCTCCAGAGGCAGCTCAACAG GCTGGAGACCCGGCTGAGCGCAGACATGGCCACCGtcctgcagctgctgcagagGCAGATGACGCTGGTTCCCCCTGCCTACAGTGCTGTGAGCACCCCGGGGCCCGGCCCCGCCTCCACGTCCCCTCTGCTGCCcgtcagccccacccccaccctcaccctggaCTCGCTTTCTCAG GTTTCCCAGTTCATGGCGTGCGAGGAGCTACCCCAAGATGGCCCCGCTCGACGCCTCTCCCTGCCGGGCCAGCTGGGGGCCctcacctcccagcccctgcacagacacggctcagacccggGAAGTTAG